AGTTGAAGGCCTTCCTGCTTGCCTGCGCCGAACATCCGGACCGCGACATCGTTCCGCAATCGGCCGCCTGCGACGACCTGTGGCACGAGTTCATCGTCGCCGACACCCGCGCCTATTTCCGCTTCTGCGAGGCGGTGTATGGCGATTACCTGCACCACACTGGCGTCGCCGTTCCCGCCGACCGCATGGCCGCCGCCCGCACCGACAGCGCCCGCCTGTTCGCCACCGCGGACTGCCTGCGTGAGGTGAAGGCTGCCGATTGCCTGCGCGAGGCGAAGGGCGCCGACTGCCTGCGCGAAGCGAAGGACGCCGACTGCCTGCGTGAGGCGAAGATTGCCGATTGCCTGCGTGAGGCGAAGGGCGCCGACTGCCTGCGTGAGGCCCGGTCTCACGGCGGCCGGTAACCGAAGCCCATAAACGGCCTGGATTGAAGGGATGAGCACCGCCGGCGGGGTTGGACGGGAGTTCCACCGACACCGCCGGCATGTCCGGAGAGCACGCCTCCGAGACGTCTCCCGCAAGCGACGGAAAAGCCGAACGGCCGGCTTCAGTCTTGTCCGGCCCCGGTTCCGCCGGTCCCGCTCGCGAGCAGACCTTCGGCTCTGGGCGACAAAGGACAATCCCGCCGGGCGAGCTGCAGGACCGCATCCCGAGCCAGATCGCGGCTGGCGGTGTTGCCGACGAAGCTCGACAGCGAGTCGGTGAATTCCAGAACGATGTTGTTCGTTCCAATGGTTTCCCGGTAATCGACCCTGGAGACAGCGTCGTACGGCTTCCTGCGGGTCCTGACGACCCGACATTCGATGTGGTTGGGATGCAGGATCAGGGTCGGCTTCAGGGTGCTCGACGACCAGCTGATCCACGGAATTCCCTTCCACCCGGAAAATGCGGCGACCAGGGGAATGCGCGCACCCTCCCCATGCGGTTCGATCCGGCTCAGCCGGGCCGTCGAAAGCCGCATCCGGACGAAGAAGACCAGGGCCGCCCCGCCGGACAGGACGAAGAACATCGTCAAGACGATGAAGCTGAGGCCGGCCAAGTCGCTCATATGATCCTTCCCGCTGACCGCAAACGGAATGCCCTGCCCTCTTGCGGCTCAGCCGAAGTTGAGGCCACCGAACGGCGTGATGAAATTCTCGCTCAGCACATTGCCGCGCAGTGCCACGTAATCCGGCACGACCAGCGGGATGACCGGCATCTCCGTCATCACCAGGGACTCGGCGTCCTTATAGACCTCGGCACGGAGGTCGGGATCGGCAATGGCCATCGCGCGCTCGACCAGGCCGTCGAACTCCGCGTTGGACCAGCCGACGGGATTGAAGCGGCTGCGGCTGCTGAACAGCTCATCCAGGAAATTCATCGGGTCGGGGTAGGTGGCTGTCCAACCGAACAGGAAGGAATCATAGTCGCGCCGGCGGGAGCGGGCGATGAACTCCTGCCGCGGGGCGATGGCCAGCTTCGCCGGAATGCCGGCATTGTTCCATTGCGACACGTAATAGACGAACTCCCGCCGGTATTCCGGAATGACGGCCACGGTGAAGGGATCGATGCCGCGCCCGCCCGGATAGCCGGCCTCCTCCAGCAGGCGCGCCGCCAGCGCCGGATCATAGGCCAGCGGCTCCAGCCTCTCGTTCGACAGCAGGGCCGGCGGGACGACGCCGTTGTGGACGGCGGCCACGCCGCGGAAGAAGCGTTCCGCCATCGCATCACGGTCGATCAGCAGCGACATCGCCCGGCGCACCCGCAGATCGGCGAAGGCCTTCACCCGACGCTGGTCGAGCGCCACCACCCGCATCTGCATCCGCTGCACGTTGGTCAGCGACCGCTTGAAACCGGGATCGTCCATCACCCCGCGCAGAGCGTCGGTGTCGACGAAGGTGAAATCGACCTGGCTGTCGTTGAACAGGGTGATGCCGTCATTGCCGATGCCGGTGGCGAGGAAGGACACCCGCTCGAACGGCACCGCACCGCCACGCCAGCCTGTATTGGCCTCCACATCGATGCGGATGCCGTCCGTCGAGCGGGTCAGCCGGTAGGGGCCGGTGCCCGCCGACATGGTGCGGAACCAGTCGGAGCCCGCCCGCTCGGCCGCATCGACATCGACGATGTGGATGCGGGCGAAGGGGAAGACGGCGTTGGGCTCGTCGCAGACGACCTCCAGCGTCCGGTCATCGATCGCGGTGACGCCCGACAGCTCGGCGGTCGCCCTCGCCCGCAGTTCCCGGAAGCCGCGGACCTTTGACAGGGCCAGCACGGCGAAGTTGGCGCCATCACCCGCCAGAGCCGCTTCGAAGCTGCGTTTGACAGCGGTGGCGGTCAAGGGACGGCCGGTGTGGAAGGTCACGCCGTCGCGGATCGTCAGGCGCCAGCGCCGGGCATCCTCCGAGGCCTCCCAGGCGGTGGCGAGCCCCGGCAGGATGCGGCCGCGCGTATCGACGCTGGTCAGGCTTTCATACATCGAGCCCAGGATCTGGCGCGCGACAAGATCGCTGACGGTCAGCGGGTTGAGCGCCGCCGGCAGGGATTTCAGCCCGATGCGCAGGGCGCCGCCGGCAGCCAGCCCCGGCCGCGGCAGCGCGCCGGACAGCACGGCGGCACCGACAAGGCCTCCGAACGCGCCAAGGAACTGTCGTCTCTGCACAGCCGGCATCGCTGATCCGTCGCGTCGTAACGTTGCCGCCAATCCTTACCATGGGGCAGGGCAAGCGGTCATCCTGAACGACCGCCAGAGGCTTTCGCACTCGAAAGCAACCGGTGGTCGTGCTGGCAAGAGGCGACCACCATGGCGAGCTTTCGCGTTCGAAAGCCTCACCCGTTCAGCAGGGCATCGATGCGGTCGCGCAGGGCCTGGAGCCTTTCGCGATGCTCGCGCTGCAGGGATCGGGCGACGGTGTCGATGGCTGCCAGATCCTTGTCCATGCGGTTGATCGCCTTGCCCAGAACCCGCAACGGCTCGGCCGTCGAGGAGGCCGCCGGACGGGCCGCACGCACCGCGCCGACGGTCAAGCCGCCGGTGCGCGCCGTCTGCCAAAGCCGGCGCAGCTCGGCCTCGTCCTCGACGAAGGCAAGCTCGACCAGGGCCGAGCGGGAGACCGCATCCGGGTTGGCGCGATAGTCGGCCAGGATGTCGTCGGGCAGGCGCAGCACCTTCAGGCGCTTGGACACCTCGGCCTCCGAACAGCCGACGGCGGCGGCCACCTCCGCCTGGGTGTAGCCGTGCGCCTCGATCAGCTGCGACAGGCCGCGGGCGAGGTCGATGGCGTCCAGATCCACGCGCTGGACATTCTCGATCAGCGCGATCTCTTCCGGCCGCCCCTTGGTGATGATCGCGGCGATGGTGCCGCGTCCGAGCAGCCGGTGGGCGCGCAGCCGCCGCTCTCCGGCCACCAGACGGTAGCGGCCCTTCTCCGCCCCCTCCTGGACCAGGACCGGTTGCTGCAACCCGTGACGGTCGATGGAGTCCGCCAGCGAGCGCAATGACTCGTCGTCGAAGACCGTGCGCGGCTGGCCCGGATTGGTCTCGATGGCGGCCAGATCGACCTCGACCAGCCGGGGCAGCACGCCGCTCAGCCCGAACATGCGGTCGGTTTCGGCGGCGAAGCCGGCCTCCTTGGCCTGGAGCACGGTGGCGGCGGTCTGTCGGGTCAGCTTCTTAGGGGGCATCGACGGTCTCCTGCAGGCGGCCCATGGCGGTCAGCAGCGCGGCGGCGATGGCGGCATAGCTCTCCACGCCGGGGGCGCCGATGTCGGCGTCCAGCGTGATGACATTGGCGCCCGCCGCCTGGGCGTAGATGGTCGCGCGCGGCACCGCCGGAAAAACGCGGCGGCTGTCGCCCCACAAACGCTGGATGTCGTCCAGAGACGACCGATCCTGGGTCTGGCGTGGATTGACCATGGTCGGCAGGATGCCCAACACCTCCAGCCGCGGGTTCAGCCGCCGCTGGATCTTGGCGACGGTGTCGAGGAAGGCGCTGACGCCGAGGATGGCATGCGGTTCCGCCTGGCAGGGCACCAGGACGTAATCGGCCGCAGTCAGCGCGTTGATCGTCACCGCGCCCAGATTGGGGGCGCAGTCGATGACGATCACGTCATAGCGCTCCCGCACGCCGTCCAGCATCTCGGCCAGCGCGGTCTGGGCATTGGTCAGGTTGCCCGGCAGTTCGGTGTCGGCACTCGCCAGCGCGATGCTGGACGGCACGACGTCCAGCCCGTCGACGCCGGTCGGACGGATCACAGCATCGAGCGGGGTCTTGCCCATCAGCGCGTGATAGAGGACCTTCCCGGCCTCGGTCAGCGCCACCACGTCGGCCTGCGGCACGCCGACATGGACGGTGGCGTTGCCCTGCGGGTCGGCATCGACCAGCAGAACGCGGTTGCCGGCCCGCGCCAGGATGAAGGCGAGGTTGATCGAGGTCGCCGTCTTCGCGGTGCCGCCCTTCTGCAGGCCGATGGCGA
Above is a genomic segment from Azospirillum humicireducens containing:
- a CDS encoding AAA family ATPase, whose product is MTGEQLKALRERRGLTQTQMAAFVNELTGRKYDKQRLSKWETGKEALPRDVLGRLLLLDLERPESPLPRPGTTVAIGLQKGGTAKTATSINLAFILARAGNRVLLVDADPQGNATVHVGVPQADVVALTEAGKVLYHALMGKTPLDAVIRPTGVDGLDVVPSSIALASADTELPGNLTNAQTALAEMLDGVRERYDVIVIDCAPNLGAVTINALTAADYVLVPCQAEPHAILGVSAFLDTVAKIQRRLNPRLEVLGILPTMVNPRQTQDRSSLDDIQRLWGDSRRVFPAVPRATIYAQAAGANVITLDADIGAPGVESYAAIAAALLTAMGRLQETVDAP
- a CDS encoding ABC transporter substrate-binding protein, with amino-acid sequence MPAVQRRQFLGAFGGLVGAAVLSGALPRPGLAAGGALRIGLKSLPAALNPLTVSDLVARQILGSMYESLTSVDTRGRILPGLATAWEASEDARRWRLTIRDGVTFHTGRPLTATAVKRSFEAALAGDGANFAVLALSKVRGFRELRARATAELSGVTAIDDRTLEVVCDEPNAVFPFARIHIVDVDAAERAGSDWFRTMSAGTGPYRLTRSTDGIRIDVEANTGWRGGAVPFERVSFLATGIGNDGITLFNDSQVDFTFVDTDALRGVMDDPGFKRSLTNVQRMQMRVVALDQRRVKAFADLRVRRAMSLLIDRDAMAERFFRGVAAVHNGVVPPALLSNERLEPLAYDPALAARLLEEAGYPGGRGIDPFTVAVIPEYRREFVYYVSQWNNAGIPAKLAIAPRQEFIARSRRRDYDSFLFGWTATYPDPMNFLDELFSSRSRFNPVGWSNAEFDGLVERAMAIADPDLRAEVYKDAESLVMTEMPVIPLVVPDYVALRGNVLSENFITPFGGLNFG
- a CDS encoding ParB/RepB/Spo0J family partition protein; this encodes MPPKKLTRQTAATVLQAKEAGFAAETDRMFGLSGVLPRLVEVDLAAIETNPGQPRTVFDDESLRSLADSIDRHGLQQPVLVQEGAEKGRYRLVAGERRLRAHRLLGRGTIAAIITKGRPEEIALIENVQRVDLDAIDLARGLSQLIEAHGYTQAEVAAAVGCSEAEVSKRLKVLRLPDDILADYRANPDAVSRSALVELAFVEDEAELRRLWQTARTGGLTVGAVRAARPAASSTAEPLRVLGKAINRMDKDLAAIDTVARSLQREHRERLQALRDRIDALLNG